DNA from Leptospira harrisiae:
GAAAGTTTTTCATTTTCTGGAGAGATCCTTTGCATCGAACGATTGTAAGCTTGTAAACTAGAACGTCCGGCTGCATATTTTGTTTGGTCACCGGAATCCCCTTCTTTAACAGCTAACAGGTATCTGTCGGCAGATAGATTTTGGCTTTTCCCAATGAGTTGTTCCATGTTTTTATACTGGACCCTTGCATCATTGTATCTGCCAAGACTTTCAGAAACATAGGCATCAATCAAACGAGCAGCGTTATTTTGCCTGTAATCGGGCGCTAAAAAACGCATTTCCTTTAATTCAAAGTCGAGTCTTCGAAAATAAATTTTTGCGTTGTTTGTGTCACCTTGCAGTAGGTAATTGTTCGCAATATAGAACTTAATCATTACCCTTTCAAAATCTTCTCCGGTGTAGTTGGACTCGTTGTCGGAAAGAACAAACGAAAGACCAGACCTTGTCATACTAACTTTGATATTGTCTGCTAAATCTTCTGCTTCTTTGAAAACTTTATTAGAGGTAACATAATCACCTTTGGTATGAAAAATCATACCAGCTTCCATTAAAAATAAAAGTTTATCTTTGTTAGAGGATCCTTCGTAAAGGTCTCTAATTTTGGGAATGGCAGAGTCGTAGTCCTGTCCGTAATACGCCGATTCGGTTGCTTTGATGATTTTGTTATAATCACTGGCGCAACCGAGAATAAAAAGAGAGAGAAAAAGAATGGTTTTTTTCATGGAACGACAGGTAGCGATTACCAGCTAACCCCTTTGTTTCCTCGAACTGCTAATTTGCGATAAGAAACTTTTTCAGACCAAACAGCGATTGTGGTTTCTACTTCGACAAGTTCAATGTTGATAGATTGTTCTACAATTTTTTCACCGTTGGATGTGAACATGTTTTCGTTGATGTCACAACGAACAAAGAAGTTGGGTGATTTTAATTTTCCAATAGAAAGGCGATTGGAAGTGAGACCGGACAAACTGAACTGAATTTCGTTGAGCGACTGTTCTCTCGTTTTGGTACGAACTGTATAAATTTTGCTTTTGATGAGTTTGGAAACAAAGGCATTGTCAAAAAGTTCTGTTTGGATTTGTTCTGAAGTATCGTTACGTGTTGGGAAGTGAGCAACAAATACACCTTCTTCATGTGGGTTTTCTTTAAAATATTCCCCAATTTGACCTGCGAGTTTATCAGCAGCTTTCACCAATTCCTGGCTGGTAAGCCCACCTGAGTCGGAGATATAATCATCAGCATTGTCCAGTCGTTTGGGACTGCTACTGCATTGGAATAAGAATCCTACTAAGAGAAAGGAGAAAAGAATTTGTTTCATAACCCCATTTATATGGGGGTGATCAAGTGACTTGTCAATTCCAAAAATCGACTTTCAGTTCTTCTTGTTTTGCACTGCGGTATGAAGTTCTTTCTTCTTCGGACATTTCTAATAATTCCCTAGCATAGATTAACTCGACCACTTTCTGGAAAAACATAGGACTTTCCCAGGTCTGGATTTCCCATTTTTCTGTTTTGTAGAGTTCCTCCTTTTTCCTAAGAAAAATTCGTTTACGTTCTCTTGCATAACTGTAGGGATTTTTCTGAATATAATCTTCCAAATACGAGAGAAGCCAAACTGGCGGGGTTGTAGGGTGTTTAGGAAAAATGAGATTGCGAATCACAGGAGGAAAAATTTCCTCCGATAAACGATTCACGGCTGTTAGTTTTTCATAAGAAGAAATTCCTTCGTTTTGTTCTAGTTCCAAAGTTTTTTCCTTCCAATTCATAAAAGCCACATATACCGCGTAAAGAACATGGCCTCGTTCATCTGGAAAGGTTTCCAACAAATAGGCATAAGTTTTTTCCCGATCCCCTTTCCAGAGATAGGATTCTTTTCCACGTAAGGTTTCTAAAAAATCACGCAAATCGGAAGGATAACCTGGTCCTTGTAGAACCTCTGGTCGATTTTGTAACCTCTGCCAATAGACCTCAGAATGTGAATCGAAGGATGATTGTTTGGGATCTGAGTTCGCTTTTTTCTGAAAAAGGAAATAGACAAGACCAACCAAAAGGAGGGAAAGTAGAATCAGTATGAAAAGGAAGATGGTAGTTTTCTTTTTGTTAACAGGCATTGTCTTTGTGGCAAATGGTTGTAAAAAACAATCGGACGAAGATTCTGATACGGAAGTTCTTAGTTCGATCCTTTCGCAGGGGAACGCCATTAATTCCGCATGTCAAAGATTTATTTTATCGGAAACAAATTGTGTGGCGGTGGCAGATTCTAGTCTGGCTGTTTGTACTACTCTTTCTTCTCGGCTGAAAGGAGAAATCCTCCCACAAGAATTGAGTACTGATGCTGTAGCTATTTTATATTTTGATTGTTTTACAAAAGTCAATTTAGCTTACAATTTTGCTAAAGGATGCAACCAAAATTCTTTTAATTCCAATTCTGATTATCGCAGAGTCCAAAGGACAGGAACCTCACAAGCGGAAATTTCCTTTCGAGAAGCTTTTAATCAATGTGCATCTTTAGAGAATGCAATTCCACCGGTAGACTCCGGACTTCGAGAAACTGATACAGTTCTTCGTTCCGATCCGTTTTGATATCCACATAAGGAGTGTTATATGTCACTTGTTACAAAAGACCAACTGGTTCAAAAACTTAATCCGATTTATCTTCCTCACGAAATTGAAGAACGAATCCTTCCTTTGGCGGAAGAAATTAACCGTCTCAAAAAAGAAAAAAATGCTGTAATCCTAGGTCATAACTATATGACTCCGGATGTTTTCTGGGGAGTGTCCGATATCATTGGAGATTCTTTGTATCTTTCTAAAATGGCAAAGGAGACTACAGCTTCAATGATCCTTTTTAATGGGGTTCATTTTATGGCTGAAACTGCTAAAATTTTATCTCCAGAAAAACGAGTGCTGATTGCGGATCTCAAAGCGGGATGTTCCCTTGCGGAAGCCATTACAAGAGATGATGTCAAAGCACTCAAAGCCAAATACCCTGGAGTTCCTGTTGTTACGTATGTCAACTGTTCGGCGGAAGTAAAAGCAGAAACGGATGTATGTTGTACTTCGGCCAATGCCTTACAAATTGTAAATGCAGTAGAAGGCGACACAGTCATTTTTCTTCCTGATGAATATTTAGCTGGAAATGTTCGAAACCAAACTTCCAAAACAATCATTTCGCATCCTGGTCGTTGTATGGTTCATGAAATGTACACTCCAGAAGATATACGTTCCGCAAAACGATTGTTTTCTGGAAATTTAACTGTCATCACTCATCCAGAATGTCATGAAGATGTTGTGAAAGAGGCTGATTTTTCGGGTTCAACTTCACAGATGGTTGATTTCATTCGTCAAAGCAAAACAAACAAAATTATGCTTGTGACAGAATGTTCTATGGGTGATAATCTACGTGCAGAATTTCCAGAAAAGGAATTTGTATCCACTTGTCAAACTTGTCCTCATATGAAAAAAATTACTTTGGAAAAAGTAAGAGATGCACTTTTGAAAGAACAGTTTGAAATCTTTTTAGATGAAGAAGTGATTCGTCTTGCTCAAAAGTCAGTCAATCGTATGTTAGAATTGAGTTATAAAAAGTAGGACTTATGTTTAGAGTTGGAAACGGAATCGATTTTCATAAATTAATCCATGAACCTTTTCGCCCATTGATACTTGCCGGTGTTGAGGTAAAATCAGAATTTGCATTTCTTGGTCATAGTGATGCAGATGTTATTTTGCATGCTGTGGCCGATGCCATTTTGGGTGCTTTGGCTTTAGGTGATATTGGGGTTCATTTTCCTGATACAGACCCTCAGTATAAAAACATGAAATCCTCTCGGATCATTGATAAGTGTTTGGAACTGATGCTTGAGAAAAAGTTTAAACTAGTGAATATTGATTGTACTTATGTGGGTGACCATCCAAAGATCAACCCCATTCGCGCAGAACTCAATGCTTCTTTGGCAAATATCACCAAATTACCGTTAGACTGTGTGTCCATAAAAGCCACTACGTCCGAAGGGATGGGATCATTGGGACGAAGTGAAGGTGTGATGGTGATGGCTACTGTTCTACTCGAAAGTACAAAGGAAAAATCTTAGAACAGATTTTGTCTTCCATCGGCAATGTAGTTTAAGTCTGCATTGCTAAAAAATAGAAATAAAAGTTTAGAAAGGGTGTTGGGTTTGGTTTCCAATTCCCAGGTTCCATGAATACGAACGCCGTTCTGGATGGGTTCGATTTGGAAGGATTCTTTCAGGAATTGGTAGTGTTTGAAACCTTCAGTTGTGATTTGGAATTCAGAGTTACCTTGTGAGTTAGCGACCGTTTTCGTACATTTGACCACTTCGCCCATAACTTTAGTTTCCCAGGTTTCGCCAATCACGGGTGTGCGAAAGGATTTGGGCTGAAACGAGTCATATAGAACTTTTTGCACTTGTTCTGGTTTATTTGTGATTTCCCAAACTCTCTCAACTTGCGTTGTACTTTGTCGAAATATGACTAACGCAAAAACTAAAACAAAAACACCAAACACACGAAGATACCAAATCATATCTCCATTGAAAAATCTATTGCCTAGGGATCGATTGAAATTTATTTTTCTCCTACCGAAGGGAAACTTGCGGGAGGGTTTTGTCACTGCACTCAGGAAGAGAAATATCATCGAAACGTGTCTCGGGATTGGTGCAAGTGTACCAACGCGAGTATCATTTATCACGCCATACCAATCCCTTTCCGGAAATTTTAGATGATATTATCTACAATCGAATTCTAAAAGATCCTAATTATTGGATCTCTCAAGATTTGGAAGATAAAATCATTCAAATTATTTCACAATCTCTCGACATTTCTGGAATTTTATACCACCTAGGAACAGAGAGTCTCATTACAAATGCCTATGATTTATTGCCTCTAGATGATTCTCGTATTGATTTAGAAGAGATGATTCATCGTCTTCCCATTTTAATAGGTCGACTAACGCGCGTAGTTTATTTGAATCTAAAAACAATTTCTAATCATAAGGTTTTATTCGTTTTTAAATATTTACCTGAATACCAAGAGAAGTGGTATGATGCTGTCTTTTTTCAGGGAATGTTGAATGGCCTTGCCGTACTTTTTGAACTTAAAGAATTTACAATTCGGATGACCAAAACAAAACTTTTTGGAATTCACATTTCTCATAAAGAACTGGGTGAAGACATTCAATTTGGTGCTGATTCCAATGAATACGAATTGGAATGGTCTGAAGACAATTTGTTTTTATCACGTTCTCGTTTAACAAAAGATGATGTCAGTAATAGACATAGAGTGATGGTAACTTCTCGAAGTGATTCGCAGTTAGAAGAAATTTCCATTGTTGATGTAAAAGATGTGGTCCGAAGGTCTAGAGAACTTGCCATTGAAAACAGAGATTTAGAAGCAGCGGTTGAAGTATTAAAATCTTTCAAACAAGAGTTGGAAAAAAAACAACTTTCTATGGCAAAAGACTTACGACTTGCAAAAAACATTCAAAAAGGATTAATACCTGAAATTATCCCCGATTGGAACGGGATCCAGTTTTGGACGGGATTCACTCCGATGCAAGAAGTGAGTGGAGATTATTATGATTACTTTCCATATCATAATAATAAGTTAGGAGTGGCTGTCTGTGATGTATCGGGTCACGGTGTACCTGCTGCCTTTATTACAGCATTATCTAAGTTATTGTTTTCGAATTTCAAAAAAACAAAACCCTCTGAAACTTTTAAACTCATCAATAGAGAGCTTTTGGATTTAGTAAAACAACAGGGATACACAACTTGTGTATATGTTTTGATCCATGATAATTATAAAGTAATTTATTCTGTTGCCGGACATCCAAGACCCATTCTTTTTAGAGCCGAAACCAAACGAGCAGAAATTTGCGAAGGTGACGGAACCTTTCTTGGAATGTTTCCTGATGCAGGTGATACATTTCAAGATTTCCAAATTCAATTAGAACCTGGTGATAAATTGTTTTTATACACCGATGGTCTTACGGAAGCAGAAAATGACAAAGGAGTTCAATATGGAGAAACAAGGTTAATTCAAATCATTGAATCTTGTGTTGATAAATCCATTCAAGAAACTGTTGAATTCATTTTATCGAACCATAAAGAGTTTACAATGGGAACTGATCCAATGGATGATATCACTCTTTTGGGTCTACAGTTATCTCCCCGTCTTGATGAGTTTAATGTCATAAAAGCGAAAGGAGATGAAGCGTATCGAAATAAAGAATATAAAGAAGCTTTGTTTTCTTATGAATTGGCACATCAGATTTTACCACGTGAATTAGAGACCCAACTTTTTTATGGGAAAGCACTCGCGTATAATGGGAATTATGAAAAAGCAATTTCATTGTTAGAATCTTATAATAAATTTAAAACCAACCATTACAAATCACATTCAATTTTGGGTTATTGTTACTTTCAAATGGAAATGTTTGATAAAGCAGAGATTGAGTGGAAAAAAGCTCACTCCATCAATGATTCCGATTTATCTAGTTTGTATAACTTGGCCCAATTGTATCGAAAATTGAATCAAAAGAGAAAAATGAAAGATGTGATTGAAAAAATGAAACGAATTGAAGAATCCTATCTTCATATCCTTCCACTTGAAAAAAAGTGGGAGTCTTTGCCTGATGAATAAAATAAAAATCTTAATTTTATCGTTTTGTTTTTTTCATTTTAGTTTTCCAAAGGATCATACTTTTCATTCTGATTTTGGATTGGAATGGTGTTACTTTGTTGGACATTTGGAATCTGCCTCAGGGAAACAATTCGGATATGAATTGTCGTTTTTTCGATTAAAGTTTTTAAACGATACTGATTGGAACCCGGAAGTATTTCCAGTCCACTTTGCTATTTCAGATTTTACGAACAAAAAACACAGAACTTCTCAAACCATAAAACGAACAATAGGTGATCTTTCTGGGTATTCAGATAAATCTATTTATAGTGGTGATTACCACTTTCAAATTATTTCCAAGGATAAATTTCATATCAAGGCCAAGTCAAAATCAAAAGATTTAACTTTGGATTTGGACTTGGAAGGGAATGGAAAGATCCTTGTACACGGAAAAGACGGGTTATCCATTAAATCAAATACAAATCCAAGTATATTTTCGTATTACTATAGTTATCCGAGATTAAAATCAAAAGGAACTCTTTTTGTCGATGGAAAAATTGAAACTATCACTTCAGGAGATTCTTGGATGGATCATGAATGGAGTGAACGGAACGCAAAATCAATTCCTAGTTTGGCAACTGGAGAAACTGGCTGGGATTGGATTTGTTTGTCAGACGAAGTGGGTGGCGATTATGTGTTTTTTAGATTTCGTGAATCTCCAAAATCTCCGCCAGAGATTTTTGGGACTTATCGAAATCCAAAAGGTAAGGTTACCTCTTGGTCAAAACCAGGCCAGATCCAAATGGAGTCCATTGGCTCCTTTTGGAAAAGCCCGGATACAAAAATTGAATATCCGCTTCATTGGCAGATTCGATACCCAGAAGGTGAATGGTTGGTTTTTCCCATTTTCAATGAACAAGAGTTTGATGGAATAAAGACAACATCTACAATTTATTGGGAAGGTGGGGTGGAAGCGAAAGATCCAATTCAAAAAAAGTCTGCTAAAGGATATTTAGAATTGAAAGGTTATAAAAAACCGAAAGAGTGGTGGGAGTTCTAGGATATGTGGAAATATTTTTTAAAACGGTTTTTGCTCATTTTTCCAACCTTACTCGGAATCACTTTCCTTGTTTTTTTAATTTCTCATTTTGCTCCTGGTGGACCACTCAATAGTGAAATTGCAAAACTAAAAGGGACTGGCAACTTAGCAGGAGCTTCTACCAAACAAATTTCACAAGAAGAAATTGAACTTATCAAACAAAGGCTTCACTTAGACAAACCTGCTCCGGTAGCTTACCTACTTTGGTTAAAACAAATTGTTCAATTTGATTTAGGGGAGTCGCGATTGCATTCCCGTAAGGTTTCAGATCTCATTGTTGAGAAATTACCAGTTTCCCTTTTTTTTGGACTCTCTGGTTTTTTCTTAACTTATTTAATTTGTATCCCATTAGGAATTCAAAAGGCCTTAAAAGAAGGGAGTCGGTTTGATTTCATTTCGAGTTTTATCATCTTTTTTACATACTCTCTTCCTGTTTTCGCCTTTGCAATGTTACTATTATATTTATTTGCATCCGGTGAAGTGTTTTCCTTTTTTCCATTGGGACACGAAGTCTCAGATTTTTATGAAGACTTGAGTTTTTGGGGTAAGGTAAATGACCGCCTGGCCCATATGTTTTTACCTGTGATTTGTTATGTGGTAGGAAGTTTTGCAGTTCTCACTCTACTCATGAAAAATAGCTTATTGGATCAAATTGCTAAAGAATACGTGAGGACTGCAGTTTCGAAAGGACTTAGTTTTTCTGATTCGATTTTTCGACATGCATTTCGAAATTCTCTCATTCCCATTGCGACAGGTTTTGGAAGCAACCTCACATTGATATTTTCAGGATCTTTGTTTATTGAATTAGTTTTTAATATTGATGGGATGGGACTTCTTAGTTTTGAAGCCGTAAGAGAAAGGGATACTGATCTAATGATGGGATTGCTCCTTGCTCAAAGTTTTTTGGGACTGATTGGAAAAATTGTCTCTGATTTTTGTTATATACTCATTGACCCGAGGATTGATTTCGAATGAATTTTATTTCAAACCCGGCAAACATACGTAAGTGGGAAAAGTTCAAAAAAAATAAAAGAGCTTACTACTCTATGTTGATTTTATTTTACACTTACTTATTGTCCTTGTTTTCTCCTCTTCTGATCAATAACAAACCTCTTTTTGTTTTGTATGAAGGCAGTTTTTCTTTTCCGATTTTTAGTTTTTACCCGGAAACAAAGTTTGGAGGAAACAATTTAACGGAACCAAATTATAAAAAGCTAAATATAGAAGAAAGGTTTACCAACTCATCAAATTATATGATTTTCCCTCCAATTCCTTTCGGCGTCAATGAAGACAATTTAGATAGTTTAGAAGAAGGAACCAACCCGCCTTCCAAACCAACAATTCGTCACTGGATGGGAACTGATGATCGCGGTCGGGATGTATTCACTCGTATTATTTATGGTTATCGTTTGGCTATGACCTTCAGTTTGATCCTGATCATTGTGGAGATTTTCCTTGCTTCCTTTATCGGAGGGATCCAAGGTTATTTTGTTGGACGATTGGATTTGTTTTTACAACGGATCATAGAAATTCTCTCTGCGATTCCATTTTTGTATTTAATTTTGATAATGGGATCCTTTTTTGGACGAGGTTTTTTTGTTTTGATAGTTACTTACGGTTCATTAAGTTGGATTGGTCTCAGTTACTATATGCGAGGTGAATTTTTGAAACTCCGCAAACAACAGTTTGTCGATGCAGCAAAAACATTAGGAGCATCTTCACTTTCTATCATCATGCGTCATTTGTTGCCTAATTCATTAACACCACTAGTTACTTTTTTACCGTTTATTTTAATTTCAGCAATTTCTGTATTATCTGCCCTTGACTTTTTGGGTTATGGAATTCCAGCTCCCAATCCTTCTTGGGGAGAACTGATCGGGCAAGGAAGAGAAAGACTCACAGCATGGTGGCTCATTACCTTTCCATCAGTTGCATTATTTCTAACCATTTTGTTTTCGGCTTTTGTTGGTGAAGGTTTACGTGATGCCTTTGATCCAAAAGATAAGGTGGTTTACGAATGACAACGATCACCAAAACCATCGAAGTCAAAGATTTATCCATCCAAATCAAAACAGATGATGGAATATTACCTATTGTAGACAATGTGAGTTTTCATTTGGCAAAGGGAGAAACGATGGCTCTCGTAGGAGAGTCGGGTTGTGGAAAGTCAATCACAAGTTTGGCTTTGACTAAGTTACTACCTTCCAACACAACAATGTACCCAACTGGCTCCATTTTGTTTGAAGGAAATGATTTATTAAAATCTGATCCAAACCACCTAAGATCGGTTCGTGGAAGGGAAATTTCTTATGTATTTCAAGAACCATTCTCCGCTTTAAATCCATTACATAAAATCGGAAATCAACTCATCGAAGGTTTTTTATTACATGGACTTGGTTCCAAAGAAGAGGCAGAGAGGAAAGTTGTTTATCTTCTAGAGAGAGTTGGAATTACTGATGCCAAACTTAGGTTAAACCAATACCCCAACCAATTTTCAGGTGGTATGTTACAAAGAGTTTGTATTGCAATGGCATTGATGTGTGATCCTAAAATTTTAATCGCAGACGAACCAACTAGTGCTATTGATGTTACAATTCAACTCCAATTGATTGAACTCCTAAAAGAATTAAGAAAAGAAAATGGGATGTCCGTGCTGTTTATTTCTCACGATATTGGACTTGTTAGTCATATTGCTGATCGGATTGCAGTAATGTATGCGGGAAAGATCATAGAACAAGGAACAGTTGGTGAGATCATAGACCATCCTAAACATCCTTATACAAAGGCATTAATCGCAGCATATCCTACACATGAGAATATTGGCCAAAAGTTAGTAACGATTGAAGGAATTGTTCCTTCACCAAAGTCCTATCCAACAGGTTGTCGCTTTCATACACGTTGTCCTGAGAAATTAAATATATGTGACAAGTTCGTTCCCAGTGAGATTAAGATGACTGAAAAACATTCAGTAGATTGTTTTTTATTTGGAGGAAAAGAAAGTGCTTAATGTAAAAGATTTAGTTGTTTCTTATAAACAATCTCAACCACTTTCTTTTTCTTCTAAACGACTTGTTGCTGTAGAAGGTGTTAGTTTTTCAATTCCACAGGGAAAAATTTTGGGTCTTGTCGGCGAGTCTGGATGTGGTAAATCAACGATTGGTCGAGCAATTTTATCATTATTACCTTTTGATTCTGGATCTATTCAATTTGAAAATATAGAAATAAAAGACATACCTAAAGAAAAACAAAAAGCCCTTCGACGCAAAATCCAAGTTGTATTCCAAGATCCATATTCTTCTCTAAACCCACGTTTTACAATTGAAGAAATTATCACGGAAGGATTACAAATTCATTTTCCGAATTTAAGTTCCTCCGAAAAAAAAGAAAAAGCCATCAAGGCTCTTGCTGAGGTAAACTTACCATCGGATATTTTGCATCGGTATCCACATGAGTTTAGCGGGGGGCAAAGACAAAGAATCGCGATTGCAAGAGCTTTAATTTTAGAACCGAACCTCGTGGTTTGCGATGAGGCAGTTTCGGCTTTAGATATTTCTACTCAAGCACAAGTCATAAATAATATTTTGTTATTACGTGAAAAATATGGCTTATCTTATTTGTTTATATCTCATGACTTGAACATTGTAAAACATGTATCTGATCGAATCGCAGTCATGTATTTAGGACAAATAGTTGAAGAAGGGAGTCGAGATGAGATCAGTAACACTCCTTTTCATCCTTATACAAAGGCATTGTTCTCGGCAAGTTTTGATTTAAAGGATCGGGCCAAGGTATCACAACCATTAACAGGGGAAATTCCTAGTTTGATGAACAAACCGCAGGGATGTAGGTTCCACACAAGATGTCCAATTGCAAAAGATATTTGTAAAACAGAAGAACCTTTGGAAACTTTTCCTTCAGCAACACACCGAGTGAAATGCCATTTCCCATTAAAGTGAAAAATATGAAACTTAGCATTCGTGATAAAATCAAAGGGGTTGTTGGTAAAATCCTACTCACTGCGATTTTTGTAGTTTCAATGACTATGTTTTTTATTTTGTACCCACTTCTTGCGGACCCAGATTATTATAAAAAACTAATACTTGATACAACGTACCAACTAACCGGACTACAGGTGAATTACCAAATTTCTGAACCTGTATTTTTTCCATTTCCAGGGATAGAACTTGCAGAGGTATCTGTATCTAAAAATGAAGATGAGTTGATTCAACTTCACAAACTTAGAATCGAAGTGTATTATGGAGTATTTGTTGGGCAACCTTTAGAAATTAGAAAAATATATCTCAATACTGGAACGGTTGAAATCACTCGAGAAAAAAACGAATCTTTTCCATTGTTTGAGCGCATTCTTTCAAATTCTGATACCAATAAAAAAGAATTACCAAAAGATATTGATCCGGTTGCTTTAACAGAAACAAAATACTATTTTTCAAAGGTATTTGCAAATTTCGTAAACCAAATAGAAATCAAAAATATAACTATTTTATTTGAGGATAAATTATATTCGCGAAATATAAAATTATACTTATGGGAAACCACTTTCCAGTTAGATCGTGATTTGAGAGATTTGGATGTTTATATCTATGGTAAATTAGATGATGAACCAATTTTATTAAATTCCAATTTTGTATTCGTAAAGGATGAAATGAGTTATGAATCGGCAAGATTTGAAGGTGATCTCTCTTTTCAAAATCTAAAAGGGTTAGACCTACATGACATACTCATTATTTTCACATACGGTGATTTAAGATTTTTAAAAGCCACAGGAAACATCCCATTTTATAAAAGAGATGAAACAAAAATTTATGCAATAGTTGATCGTTTACATATCCGTGATTTGGCATTAAGGGATGGTAAAACATTTGCTGATGGCCATGTATCCACGATCATGAATTACGATATCCAAGAAGATAAACTTTCTTTTGCAAACATTCTTGTCGATTGGAAAGGCAAATCAAAGTTAAATGGCTCAGGATACGTAAACTTTTTAAAGTCGCCTTTATCACCCACCATTTCTTTTGAAGGGACTTCGGATTATTTGGATGTGCCCAGTATCATCAAAGTCATTAAAATTTGGATAGATCCTGATTTTGAAAAATCAATTTTAACAAGAGGCATTCCAAGTACGGGTTATGTAAACCGTATGAATGTATATTTAAATTTTAATTTAAGAAATATAAATGCAGGGGAATTCCATGCTGATTCTTTAAAATTAAATCTTCACTATGCAAAACGAAAATTGAATATTAATAAATATGAAATGAGAGCTTATGAAGGAACTGTGAATGGAACCGGCCATTACCTTTGGGGAAATAATCCTGGACTTGTCATCAAAGGGAATATAAAAAATTTGAGCATAGCACCGATCCTTTCTGATCTTTTTAAAATTGCACCAATCACAGGAAAGTTAGATTCGGAATTTGTTTTAGGTTCTCCAGCTGATACAGAAGATGCTCTTCTTTCCAATTTACAAATCATTGGAAATATTAACGCTAATAACGGTGAGTTGTTGAGTTATACGAATATTCTAAAACCGATCAGTTCCATTGGCAGTGTAATCAATCTGAAGAAGGTGGACTTTAGTAGAGCCACTCCCTATCGTGAGTTAAAATTTGATTTTCATTATGCAAAGGAAACGATTGAAGTTAGAAACTTTGCATTAAAAGCAGATGGAATTGTAGGTTCCGGTGGCGGTAAAATTGGTTTTAATAAAAACATCGATATGCGATTTACAATCGCTTTTCCTGGAGTCGCAGGCAGAGCATTAAAACTCCCTATTATCTATCGAGGAACTTATGGCGTGTCTGCTCCTTTCATCGATCCGATTTGGCTTGGTTCTGTTTATGTGGGCACAATTTTTTTGGCAAGTCCTGCGGGTGCTGCTGTTG
Protein-coding regions in this window:
- a CDS encoding ABC transporter ATP-binding protein; translated protein: MLNVKDLVVSYKQSQPLSFSSKRLVAVEGVSFSIPQGKILGLVGESGCGKSTIGRAILSLLPFDSGSIQFENIEIKDIPKEKQKALRRKIQVVFQDPYSSLNPRFTIEEIITEGLQIHFPNLSSSEKKEKAIKALAEVNLPSDILHRYPHEFSGGQRQRIAIARALILEPNLVVCDEAVSALDISTQAQVINNILLLREKYGLSYLFISHDLNIVKHVSDRIAVMYLGQIVEEGSRDEISNTPFHPYTKALFSASFDLKDRAKVSQPLTGEIPSLMNKPQGCRFHTRCPIAKDICKTEEPLETFPSATHRVKCHFPLK
- a CDS encoding ABC transporter permease, with the protein product MNFISNPANIRKWEKFKKNKRAYYSMLILFYTYLLSLFSPLLINNKPLFVLYEGSFSFPIFSFYPETKFGGNNLTEPNYKKLNIEERFTNSSNYMIFPPIPFGVNEDNLDSLEEGTNPPSKPTIRHWMGTDDRGRDVFTRIIYGYRLAMTFSLILIIVEIFLASFIGGIQGYFVGRLDLFLQRIIEILSAIPFLYLILIMGSFFGRGFFVLIVTYGSLSWIGLSYYMRGEFLKLRKQQFVDAAKTLGASSLSIIMRHLLPNSLTPLVTFLPFILISAISVLSALDFLGYGIPAPNPSWGELIGQGRERLTAWWLITFPSVALFLTILFSAFVGEGLRDAFDPKDKVVYE
- a CDS encoding AsmA family protein → MKLSIRDKIKGVVGKILLTAIFVVSMTMFFILYPLLADPDYYKKLILDTTYQLTGLQVNYQISEPVFFPFPGIELAEVSVSKNEDELIQLHKLRIEVYYGVFVGQPLEIRKIYLNTGTVEITREKNESFPLFERILSNSDTNKKELPKDIDPVALTETKYYFSKVFANFVNQIEIKNITILFEDKLYSRNIKLYLWETTFQLDRDLRDLDVYIYGKLDDEPILLNSNFVFVKDEMSYESARFEGDLSFQNLKGLDLHDILIIFTYGDLRFLKATGNIPFYKRDETKIYAIVDRLHIRDLALRDGKTFADGHVSTIMNYDIQEDKLSFANILVDWKGKSKLNGSGYVNFLKSPLSPTISFEGTSDYLDVPSIIKVIKIWIDPDFEKSILTRGIPSTGYVNRMNVYLNFNLRNINAGEFHADSLKLNLHYAKRKLNINKYEMRAYEGTVNGTGHYLWGNNPGLVIKGNIKNLSIAPILSDLFKIAPITGKLDSEFVLGSPADTEDALLSNLQIIGNINANNGELLSYTNILKPISSIGSVINLKKVDFSRATPYRELKFDFHYAKETIEVRNFALKADGIVGSGGGKIGFNKNIDMRFTIAFPGVAGRALKLPIIYRGTYGVSAPFIDPIWLGSVYVGTIFLASPAGAAVGGIAGSAMSDYVNRAVDNVTGGVQKSWKGIKSLFGGKEEDEQKPNNE
- a CDS encoding ABC transporter ATP-binding protein, with protein sequence MTTITKTIEVKDLSIQIKTDDGILPIVDNVSFHLAKGETMALVGESGCGKSITSLALTKLLPSNTTMYPTGSILFEGNDLLKSDPNHLRSVRGREISYVFQEPFSALNPLHKIGNQLIEGFLLHGLGSKEEAERKVVYLLERVGITDAKLRLNQYPNQFSGGMLQRVCIAMALMCDPKILIADEPTSAIDVTIQLQLIELLKELRKENGMSVLFISHDIGLVSHIADRIAVMYAGKIIEQGTVGEIIDHPKHPYTKALIAAYPTHENIGQKLVTIEGIVPSPKSYPTGCRFHTRCPEKLNICDKFVPSEIKMTEKHSVDCFLFGGKESA